The stretch of DNA atcataaacaatTAACCTTAGTTACCTACGCCATGGTTCTGACTCACGTTCCATCATAcgttatgttttatgtttcgtCAACTCAATAATGATTTCCCCGGTCCAATGGACTACGCGATCTGGATTCTCTGCCCCGGGATGATTTGCTGCCGGATCGGGAACGATCGCGAGAACGAGACTTGGATCGGGAATATGATCGGCGGGCAGCACCGCCTCCGCGTGGGCGTTCTGCCGAGCGAGAACGACGCTTGTATCGGTCACGAGACCGACCCCGTTCACGACCGTTGTAACGGCGACCACCGCTACCACCTCCTCCCCGTTGAGGCGAAGTTGGACGACCATAGCGGGCCATCTGAACGCGAAGCTCCCTGCCATCTAACATCCGGCCGTCCATGGCATCCAGAGCATCCTGGGCGTCACGTTTGTCGTAGAATCTAGAAATACGATAAATAGTATGAATtcaatttcttaaatttttttctctCCCAAAACGAACCTGACGAATGCAAATCCTCGACTTTCACGAGTGTGTCGATCACGAGGAATGTAAATATCACCCACTTCACCACAACGCTCGAATACTCGTCTCAAGTCATCTGGGGTGGTTCTGTAGGTTAAATTGTCAACCTAATGGAGAAATATAAATATCACCAATTTGTTACCATTCGTGTTAAAATGTTTTGGCGAAACCTGCTTGCAGCAGCTAGTTAAaagaccaaatatatttcaaaaaacaaaattccaaCTCCACACAAACATGTACAGCGGAAACGACGACTGTTCCTACATACACTGAAAATCGTAATCAAATCGATAACGATCCCGCTTCTGATACCTATGATACttatgaaaattgattttctatttttcgCATTAAGcactaattattttttttctaatagatTTAATTTATTGCCAAACTTGTagcaaacgaaaaaaacaaaaaaatatatatatatttatatcaaCGCTCCGGCGTTTCACTCATTTGACCTCCATTTTGATATTTCGCATCCTGTTGGAAATGAGTGCAGAACATGGCATCACTCTTACCTTCAGGGAAACCATCCCATCAATCCTTGGAGGAGGCCTCCCGTATCCGAGACTCATTGTATCCGCAATGTTTTCTGTGTGCTTTAACCGTTAATAAGTGAACTGTTAATTGCCAGAGCAATTTTTTATGCACCACACCGATAGCGAACTATTAAACAGTGGTGTAAAACAAGACACTCCTCCGGGGTACACTTTCTGCTTTGAGGACAACCAAGCAAAGCGCAATTACAAATGGCCTACCCGGAATCAACGGGGGACTGGTCGGTGGTGAGGCGAAAATTGCAAGAAAATTTAAGACGTATGTTTTTGGATCCATCAATTTCGCCCGCTCACGGGTAGTTATATCTTTTATAAGGTGGGAATAGTCTGGAGTAGATCTTGGAGAGATTTGTGAAGTaatcaaaattgtttttgatttttataatGATGAATATTGTTCACAAAAATTAAGTATTTAGTCTTTTAGAATGTATCCGcgatttttgttcaatttttgaattaaattcGTATTTattgaaaatctttttttttaaatttctaatgAAAGTGAATGTGGAGCGATCTggcatagtggtaacatccgtacctttCAGGCTAatgatcacgagttcaattctcactcccgacatgcTTCCAAAAATGGATGTAAGGTAACGaatcagccaaaagtgttgaaagcctttatgacacaaaaaaaaaagaaagtgaatGGATGAACTGGATGGATTATTATTTTGAATCTTCCGTCGTTTTTCAGGTAATCTCATAATTCCACCATTGGATCATTGGATCATTGGATCGAAACAAATGGTACTCACGCAGCTCAAAGTCCGGGCTATCAGAACTTCTAAACGAATTTCCCCTATTTTTTAGTGCGTCATCAAAGATGTATTTCTACATGGTCACAACTCACAGCTTACGTATCACGTGAGCTGTTTTTTAATTAAATATGAAACATTTACAGGGGTTTAGGGGTAACACTCGGTAAAAACAATTTCTTGCAAACATCAGagcttactgcaatatttgcagtATTACAGAAGATTTTGTAAGACGCTATAAAAATTCTGTGTTTGGCacgtttttgaaatcgatgcaaaaaaacaatttttgatcaTCACATTGTTGTGCGCATAAATTTCCGTCGAGTTGAGTATGAACCCAATGATTACGCCTCTATATTTTACTTTCTCAACAAAACCACGAACTGCTCCATTCGATCCTGACatcgaaaaaataaatcaagattatttttttttgcatggacCATGGTGAAATtttggacgtagaactacttcTCCATTTCCGTTTAACTCAAATCCCCTTGTTCATTGGCTTCGAAATTTTTATACCACTTCAACTCTTAAAACTCGTTTGTAGAATAGGAATAGATTTTCACTCAAAAagttgaaggatttttttcaattcatcgaacCCAATGATTACGCCTCTATATTTTACTTTCTCAACAAAACCACGAACTGCTCCATTCGATCCTGACatcgaaaaaataaatcaagattatttttttttgcatggacCATGGTGAAATtttggacgtagaactacttcTCCATTTCCGTTTAACTCAAATCCCCTTGTTCATTGGCTTCGAAATTTTTATACCACTTCAACTCTTAAAACTCGTTTGTAGAATAGGAATAGATTTTCACTCAAAAagttgaaggatttttttcaattcatcgtcGAGGGTGTCTATCTTTTTTCGCTCTTTCGCAAGTGATGATTGGTTGCCGGTTTGCAAAAATTCGcgtaaatttggcttcattgtGAAGGGTTGAAAAACAAGCTTCAGCGTCACATGTGTCGTCATGAGAATTGCGGCTGGTAAACGCTTAATTTCAAACTTACCACTCATAATACTGGTAACCCACTAACGATCAAGCTGTAAAgattattttttaacaaaagccataggtgttattttgattattggcgttagagaaaccccaatcttcaataatttttttttcgttcttcctttattttctaaaaaagacaaaacatcgaaaaatcgtcaaacaaaaacctttatttttgttcctgtaggaGATTTAATCCAATGgttttttcctacatcacaataaGTTATCTTTTgttaaagtaatactgtagaaaagtttacatatttttgaattttttataatgttttgttttttgttaggttatgtgaggttatgtactttccgcacCTTGTTGCTTTAAACCGATGAAGTTATGatgttatacaaaattgaatgaaattgatagtaagtggtagctaatagactaagctatcgtttgatgccaaaaccttaccatatggttgttttccaaagccatgaaaaattatcaaagttgctgttcgattttttggaacgcttggcctaaaatggggtAAGATGTAATTAAAACATTTTTACGTAATACTTTGTTGATACAATGAAGTTTCTATGGAAACATTGAGGTCTATTCGTTTTCATCGTGTAGTGGCTTTCGTGATTAGGCCCGAAGACAATGGAATCGATGAGCGAAATAGAGAAACAGTCATTTCATCATTAAATGATGCACTTTTTTTAGAATCAGAGATCATGTTAGTAGTCCGCAAGGGTTTGATGGAAGAATTGCGATACAAGTTCGTCGATATACGAAGACATTGAGGTATAATTTCAATGAGAATTTAGTGATAACAGCAAAACCACGTGGAACGTCGACAAGCAAATATGATTAAGCACCTTTATTTATTGGATTTGGCTTAAGGGTGAAGCCAGAGTGAACGCgacatgcgatgcgatgcgatgggagcGAAATGAACGCGATTTTTAAAGCGACATAGTGACTACAGTACACGCGATTGAATGCGACAGATATAGGAGTCAGATGTAAACAAGAGGTGTTATTTCCATTTAGTGTTCAAGTTACGATCGAATTACAAGATTGAGTGTGTTGCAAAGGAATGGGCTCTTAAAAAATGGGCTTTCTTAATTAAAGCGTACGTATTTTTTCAGATACCAAAATGATTGTGGAATCCATAATAATTAATAGGAAAAGATCTGATTAATGATCCGAACAAATTTCACAACTGTACCCGTATGAGCATCGAAACTTTCGAATGTATGTTTGGGATTTTCACAAAATGCAATCTCCTTAGAACAGCGATACACAATCTACGGCCCGGTAGGcattctggttggcccatctggtgtgtatgaagtttggaactcatacacaaatATCTAGAAATACTGGTGAAAGGCCGCGCCCCTCACTCAGTTCAATCATTGGCCCTTGTTAGTGCTACCaaatttttgtactaaaaagtttcattcttgaatttttatGTTTGTTTCTCGCTGGTTGTCATTTCGCAGTacattaatttttgttttgtggcCTGCGACACCATGCCTAAGGCTGAGGACATAGTAGACGCGGTGCGGTGAGATGCGATGCGGAGCGATGAATTGAAGCTCATCGcgtgctatgacatactgatcgcttCAGTTTGCgcgttttttgatatttcattcCACTCCATACCACATGGAAACAACCCAGCACATGGATGACAGCTATGATAACATAATCtgtaaacagttgaattgtgagatattgaaattgataataaattgtatttttctcaaaaaagcttcaaccgaaaatctaaattgaaagtagagcaaatgaaacatttttctcaGTGGCATTTGGTGACTTTTTCTCTCAACAactcaaatttatttttgttcgatGAGTTCggttgtgaagatatttatagataaatCGTTTGGCAACTCTCgttcactcgcggcaaaacactccacacACAGTTTCACCGCATTGAAATCGCGTTTACTATGGCCTATGTCACATTAGACAggatatcgcgacggtttttttctcgatttgaAATCGCTTGcaaaaccgccccgctctgtgtgacattgctcattcacaatacactgtagatcctccgctgcggaTTTATTCGCGGAATCcacggcggcgaatccgcctaatgtgacatcagcctatgtcaggtccgggcggtttgcatttgatttccgcATTCGTGAACGAATGAGCTTTCCGCAAATGAGCTGGCGCTCGcgctcgcatcgcatcgcgttcactatgtcctcggcctaacATGTGTTTGTGCCCCtctgaaaaaaaggttgaatacCACTGCCCTAGAACAAACATATTCATTTCATATGTGTTTAATGCTGACGAAACCTACCTGCTCATATTTTGTGACCATATGCTCGACGAAAATTCATAGCTTCAGAAGAATATTTCAACTCCAGAGTTTCCAGAGGAAGGATCGAATGTGCTCCCGGTGCCATCAACGCTAAATAGACTTCTCTGGAAACCAATTGAATGTGATGTAAGAAGACCCGAAGATATTACTGAAGCTATATGTATCTTGCATAGAATGAAGCTATATGATCTCATTGCATAATCCTTTTCATCGCGATGTAACAAAAACCGGAAAGCAGGTTTACGATGCGTCTCAtgattttgtttgtgttttgttgatcataaaataaaatgaatcaaTTTCCAGATTGCAGTTTTATTCCGGGAAACTCTCATTTATTGcagaaatataaatatattttgcaagtcacaaagctggatgggaagaaattttccaactgtgaaagctgtggctagtggcaacaaatcgctaaacaggaaggtttagccgaacaagatggggatatcgagtgataacaaaacaataaactctttagtttgaagataattttgtgatcctgaaaaggaccctttttagcctgcatgtgaatccaacgagcgaacaaatcgtaatgaatgtatttttctttctttctttctttgtttttaagaggctttaaactttgcagttcattcgcctctatacgtgtatttttttgccatcgctcccttttaacgctcattcgttcgtctcgttggactcgcccctctggctgagtctaccgatttgtctctatcctgtgagtgtgtaccgctagagtataaaacacgcggaccccaaaaaaatatcttattttctttcaaaccgtaaacccgtgtggttgtacggcatcggcatcgtggacgtaacaaaggaggacaagttaagggaaaggcaaagtcccactcaaaccgtgcaggtgtgcagttccccgtaggtgtatccgccaattgctcagcaagggtagctaggccgagcgcgttagtaccagtgcaccagtccacctagccggcgttgtatagattcggccgccgaagtgatcgagttggctggtaaagctgctcgcgacgataagaaaaaccgcattcagaacagaacacatcaagacaacaacaggcagttgcagcgagtggcgagtggcaaacgcaatcgcaaaacgacatcaggtagcagaagaaaaaaagtttgttctttatacaaactgctttggtggcaaatccagaacaaggcggcatcgagggcgttcgaaatggtttttttcaaaaccacgagtactaagttttctaaattggaaccattccataaaacaaggcgcttttcagggccattaaaccttccaaaaaagagtttcggaaatacagttcaatgctttctaaaacaatatccaaaataataataaaacacaaattgattttttcataatttgtttgccaggatatgatgagtatgtgaatttggcagttgttctgagcttattgattttcaccaattcttaaattgcttctagattgaaagtacagtaatttacacttatctcgacatttagctaattggacggacctgtaatgcgacatatttagttggacatttttgtaaacatagagttcggggtccaaattatgaccccacattgaaagtcgacactgtaccactgtcatcgcaaatgttcaattacaggttaaaattacctccaatccgatactgagtggtggtaatgcgacgtgtcattgaatctaatttactgtaaaatatgtcacaagctggatgggaagaaattttccaactgtgaaagctgtggcgagtggcaaatgcaatcgctaaacagaaaggtttagccgaactagatggggatatcgagtgataacaaaacaataaactctttagattggagataattttgtgatcctgaaaaggaccctttttagcctgcatgtgaatccaacgagcgaacaaatcgtaatgaatgtatttttttgccatcgctcccttttaacgctcattcgttcgtctcgttgaactcgcccctctggctgagtctgccgatttgtctctatcctgtgagtgtgtaccgctagagtataaaacacgcggatcccaaaaaaatatcttattttctttcaaaccttaaacccgtgtggttgtacggcatcggcatcgtggacgtaacaaaggaggacaagttaagggaaaggcaaagtctcactcgaaccgtgcaggtctccagttccctgttggtcgcattcactgattgctccgcaagggtaactaggccgaacggattggtgccgtagcaccagtatacctaacagcgattatagagtttcggccgtcggagtgctcgagttggcttgcaaagctgcctacgacaatcagaaaacccgtatcaagaacagagcagcttcggttcggcgctcatcaaggcaacaattagtttcagtgagtggcaaagtgtttctccggcacgtcgcattaaatgtaatttactgaacaacatgtcacaagctggatgggaagaaattttccaactgtgaaagctgtggcgagtggcaaacgcaatagctaaacaggaaggtttaaccgaacaagatgggaatatcgagtgataacaaaaacacaacaccaaaggttcttttcagaaccatcaacatattcataaagagtaaacagtaaactaatccatttttcaggtagataggtaggtattcacgtaggagaagaaaataaaacaatatatttaaaatatatatttaacaaaagctgtcccctttgtatagtcctacgtcactccggttatgtccccgacattacccacccgtttttTTCTAACGGTTCTTTTTTagttttcaactagcaataattgcacctcggtaaaacctcattggttacgatatcacCACTGCGCGAAGCTCACTAAATCCTGAAACTCCTTTAATATTTCTCGGATTGGCGATATGGTTCCTTTAGTTCCcaagaatattgctgccgctagcgcatcaattgaggaagacccaaatcagtttcacacgtcgttctcaagcgttgggcatctctgtgatgTCATTGTGGAGAATTTTGCGAgaagatcttggcctacatccttacaagatcaaattgacgcaagaactgaagccacttaaccaccagaagcgtcgtatgatcgtgaattgggctgagctacaacttgaaaatgatccggattttcatcgaaaaatcatcttcagtgaTGAatctcatttctggctgaacgtcaataagcaaaatatgcgttaggtcatgttctcactgcagcggggcgcaacgtggcgtgagcggggcatgttcacttctcgcaacgacattttaattcactcacattgcaccgtgccagcggCGTGTCTTCGGCGTGTTTTATACAAATTGTCAATGTGTATGATCTATATGAACTAATGAAAAGTAGTATTTCTCatttagttaattttttttgggcagacttatctcacttcttaactaggcgaacctagccagaattttcacctgcccccgggcttctgagtgccaaagggggactaggctctgcggaatgcacgtatctgcacgtatcttagtcctgaccgaggaattgtcggacaatcgcgcaggtgctaaggatgaccgactttttgATGCTGGctaattccttctccatatttaACACCTTCAGctcttccagaagtgtcttcgggacaattccagttccagagagaacgactggaacaattcttgggacctgtCTTAGCCCCCACaattccttgagctccacggccaatggtcggtacttgcagattttgcgaccgtgggtctcctccagattctggttcagtggaatagcgacatcgatgatggtgactttgcggtcgctcttgtcgtaaaccattatatctgggcggttgtggtggatcgagaggtcggtcagaacagtgcgatcccagtacagcttgaaacggtcattttccaggacagatgcaggcaggtaccgatagtttggtacgttgtcttccagtagagcacattggggcgccagttgtcgatgaacaatacgggccacgttgttgtggcgctcgatgtaggctgcgttggccaaaacgggacagcctcccataatgtgctctatgttttcacctggttgatggcacctccggcaaatgtcatcaacgtcttgatgccaagcgtaccgcctgcagtttctcgtcggcattatcctgtcctggatggctatcatgtcggcttctactactgaagagagttcaccacgcgttagccacagattagatgcggccttgtcgacgtgtggtcggtccagttgatgggggtgggcaccatgcactgccttctgcttccaagctgcaatcttctcctccactgtctgcagattgcagttgagttggtactccgcttgcgccaagtgcagagcgctgtttcctctgtcggcggcgcagacagctcggtgtagcgcgttttggttggcgcgttctgcgaagtactcgcgcagttgtcgtacctgggcaacacacagtgcagatatgtcgactattccaagtcccccttctttgcgtggtagtgacactctctccagtgccaattgaggatggtgcattccggcctttttgaatgctttcctcatcctcctctcaaggtcctctaggtcagttttgctccat from Toxorhynchites rutilus septentrionalis strain SRP chromosome 3, ASM2978413v1, whole genome shotgun sequence encodes:
- the LOC129774373 gene encoding serine/arginine-rich splicing factor 2; the protein is MSLGYGRPPPRIDGMVSLKVDNLTYRTTPDDLRRVFERCGEVGDIYIPRDRHTRESRGFAFVRFYDKRDAQDALDAMDGRMLDGRELRVQMARYGRPTSPQRGGGGSGGRRYNGRERGRSRDRYKRRSRSAERPRGGGAARRSYSRSKSRSRDRSRSGSKSSRGRESRSRSPLDRGNHY